A segment of the Denticeps clupeoides chromosome 2, fDenClu1.1, whole genome shotgun sequence genome:
CTCGCCGCTCTCCTCGAAGAAGAGAAAGCGTAGAAAATCGAATGCCCGGTTCCGGTTTTTATTTCTGAAGAACGGTGATGTATCGTCACTGCAAACCTTAAACTGTTCCAATCggtaaacaaataaatgcaagatGAAATGCATCATTGTTATAATGAgctgtatttattaataataataaaaaaaacatttgaaaactgtttttattcacaatttactTTAATCACTGAAGGAAGAATCCATCTGATGCGTTAGCGTTTCAACACCAAGCCCacctgcaaaatgaaaatattttttcgtCACTTGTTTCCCTTCCTGGAGAGCAATTGTTTTGTACATTCTATGTATTCTGCATCGACATTAATCTAAAAAATGCCATTAAGAAGCAGAGCAAAGCAGCAATTTAGATTTGTATATCTATGGTACATGCACCTTTTTGTGATTACATTGTGAAAAGAATTATATAATggagaattattattattattatgacctttaaatattgcattttgaaaagATCATGTAACATTCTCCCCATAAAAAACTGATGTATAATCATAATCAGTGTATGCTTATTTGCTAACACTATGGTAACTAGTAAGACATATGAGTGCTTCTGAAGTTACTGTCACTATAACAACATCTATATAAGAATTGAGTTGGTTTcagataattattttattaaacaaaccaTCTTTTAATGCAAAAAGGTTTTACTTTGTCTGTGGTCAAACTGGGACATTTCCAGTTGTATAGGTAGTAGTGCAGACTTTTATCCTCTGTAGTGAACTTAAGCTGCTCCAGAACACTCCTATTGGCCATCAGGTCCAGCATGGTGAACACATCGAACCCTTTCTACGTATGAAGGAATGAAGCAGAGTAAATGGTACATCAGCAAAAGAAAAGATGAAGCAATCGCTAGTCTGTTAGATACATCTTTATCTCTGTCTTGTGCAGATTTGAACTCACCTCTTTGGCAATGATGAGGGCATCCTCCATCAGCTCCAACATTTGGGTGGTGGTACTGGCATAGTAAAAGCCATACGCAGCCTTCAGGATCTTGTGCACCTGGTGGTTGAGGATTGTGTAGGGGAGCGTGTAGAAACTCAGCAGGTCAGTGACCACACCCTCTGGGCTCTGTGGGTTAAAAATTAACTTGGTGGATGGATGGTTGGTGAACGGTTGGAGGATAGCGAATGGATGGATAgttgggtggatggatggaggttTGGACGGTgaatggaaggatggatggtgGAGAATGGTTGAATGATAGCGAATGGATGGATTGTGAGTGGTTGGATGGTTGGGTGGATGGATGGCAAATGGAAGAATGGATGATGGAGAATGGTTGTATGGGTGGGTGggtagatggatggatgaatggtgAATGGTTTGGTGGATGGTGATTGGTTGGATGATagtgaatggatggatggatggatggatggatggatggatggaaggaggAATGGTGGAGAATGGttggatgggtgggtgggtagatggatggatggatggatggatagatgacTCCATCAGACTGAACCAACCTGCACCACATATGTGTGGACGACTCCATCTCGGGGCAGCAACCAGTGTTGAACCTCCTCCCGGTTGAGGACCGTGCTGAGTTCAAACCCTCTCAGAAAGCTCTTCAGCAGGTCCTGCACTGCAGACACATCCGACTCAGACATGGGCCGCAGTCCAGAGGTCTTGGGCATCTAAGAAAATCGtgaacattattaaaataaaaatgctgcacTACTGATCACTTTAGTCAATACTGGTCCAACCTGAGGCAGGCGGTTCAGCTTATTGGCACGTTGCAGTGTCATGTTCCGTCCCAGGCTGGAGAAGTTCACGTCCACCAGCTTGCGCAGATTGAGGGACCTGTGCCAGTACCTGCAGGTGGTGATGGGCGTTGGCAGCACGGCACTGGCACTATAGACGGCCTGGAAGATGCCGTGCCGGTTGACCCGTCTCGTGATCTCACGGATCAAGACCGGTGCTACACGCTTGGAGCGAAGCCTCTTGTGGACACACAGGAAGTTCACCTCCACCATCTGTTTGGCACTGATAAGAAGAAGTCAGGTCAGGTGTTCATTCATGATGAAATATTCACTAATTCACTTATCATAAATTCAGACACACTCATTGATTGAAATGGCATCCTCTTCAttgaaatttaaaaatgaacgTTTGTATTGTGGCTTTATCCACTTGTGGGCTTACGTGTCACAAACGTGGATGGTCGCAGGGACGGCGCTGATGAAGCCCACCAGCTTCTGGTTGGTGTTTACTCGCATGCCACAGTGCCACTGTTGCTGCCAACCAGGTGGGCACAGCGCCCTGgccaggaaataaaataaaaaacaataaagaagcATTCTGTGCATTTCCCGTAAATGTCGTAACTATGGACTATAATTCCACTAGTTCAAAAATGTTGTGATTCCATCGAAAAAGGAAATATAGTGCAATGCTGTATAAAGTGTAACAGTAATTTATGTAGATCTATAGAATTGTGTAATGCTGTACTCAACATACGCATTGTTTGCACGTCAACAACATTCAGATTTATTCCTATTGTTCACATAGAAATTTCTGAACCCTACACGGCTATTTTGCAACTTGGACACAGAAGAAACAACTTCTTTAGAagatttttattacattctgaTGATGTTCCatctaaaaatatttataaaaaaattattgcaaTGTATACTATATTGTGAGTATGTCAAATCTTGAGccctgaattattttttttttaatgcaattctgaataagaataataataactattattattgGCTAGCATTGCCCTCTAGCGGACATACTGACCATTGCAGGAACTCTGGGGAGTAGGACAGGCGCAGTGTGTTGTCGTCCTCCTCAGTGTAGTTTTCGTTCAGAAAAGCACACAGCTCCCCCAGCTAATGGCACAAATAACCAAAGTAAATAATTACTACAGTAAATAATCAACACATAACtgcatatattacatttttgagAACATGTACCATGAAAAGGACAAGAACACATCAGTTGCAGAACCAGTGGCTGGTGCCTCACCTCTGTGGGGTTTTGTAAATCCAGCGTGTCCCAGACGAAACCCTGCGGCAGAGAGAAGGGATCCTCACGTGCCGGGCCGCACTCTGTAGCCACGGGGCCCGGAGAGGTCACCTCCTCGTCTGTCACAAGAAAAGAGAGCAATGCAATCAAAATTATGACATTTCAAAGTGAAGGTGactgtatttttttgtcatccTGATACAAGGCGCCCGGgcggcagtgtgtgggaaccTCAGGGGTCACCTCGGCGATTCTGTGAcgaacccactaggccaccactgctttaGGAGCAGACACTACAGACCCTAGGGAGACGGTGTGGTCGTCATCGCCACACTTCGCACCTATTTTCAGCACGGGCTGGGTGTCCCAGAAATGGTAGGTGTGACGCCGGGCTTCCGCCAGGCTCCTGGGAGGACCTTGACCGAGAGAGAAGAGGTGTAAGGCCTTCTGGAtctcctgctgcttctcctcAGGGAGTGCATCCAGCTAGGACAAGAACATTGATACATCTCTCTTATAATGGACACGAGTAGAGATCAATGCAACCAAACATTCCTGAGAAGGAAGAGCTGAAAAATGATCAGATCTAGTGCAGTGTATTCATTTCATGTCTAGAAACAGtcagaataattatttttagCACAAACTGTACTCAATAGATTGGTGTTTAAAGTCGATTATTCATAAAAACCATTTCAAAGGGGTCCCGGGGTCCACTGGCCCAAGATTTCTCcttgttctttcttttcttcttcccctGGTCATCTTCCCCCGGCTTCTTCTCCCTTTGGAAATGGAACCGAGATACTTCCTGACATCCACACCCGCCGTTTAATCGACAACCAGCACTGTAATAActgaagaaatgaagaaagtgtCATAGTTACGAGGGTCTGGCGCTGGCCATGTGAGCGTTTTCAGGCATGGGTGTTGGTCTCTGGGTCCGCCGCTTTGTGCTCCTTATCTCCTCCAGCAGTTCCTAACCTCGACCCCTCCACCCAGAGATCTCCTCCCCTCAGATATGCATCTGCCCCGCCCCACCCGGGGTCTCTGGGTTACTCTGAGTGACATTTCACCACCATAAGGACTGACaccacacaataataataatactaataataatattttattaatctaAGAAGAAAAGAAGGTCTCTAATGAGAGGAGTCTTTTTGACCCATCAAGCTCACTTGGAGGGAACTAATAATTCAACATTAACTATTAATATGAACATTAACTGCTTACCCACACTAGCATGAGTGGAAGGTTCAAACTTTCTCATAATCAGCTTGAGCCCATAAAACAACTCTGCTCCCTGTTTGGATTATCAACTTGTCTGTCAGTTTTTAATTCGTTTTGATTAATTCATATGAATATGTCTCTTTAATGACCCTCAGTAATTGATTTGAAAACACTCAACTGTAAGAAACTGTATAGAAAAACTGTCTATAGGCGGGACATTTATTGCAGCGCATTTGAGTTGCATATGCATTGAGATtaacacacttttaaaaaagcCGGGCAGAATTGAATACCATGCAAAATCGATGATCATTGTAGTAGCGAGCAATTCCCAGTCCAACACAGGGTGGCGCTGTTGTCGCCATCAGAAAAGGTCAGCGAGTCGTTCAAACATTTCATAATGCAATTTATTTAGGTATTTTGCAGAAATACACAATGAGTTGCAATAAGTTTTGTGTATGGGTATACTTTCATGCAGCATAAAagcattatttaaaacaaacgtttaaatattaaaatgcattacagtTGACACATTATTACAGTTCCTAATGATGACTAAAATTGTATCATCTTACATAATGAATATTGCTACGTTTTGGCATAAATGCACATCAAgaattacaatacaatacaagaaAGTTATATATTAGTTGGGTCAAagttaaaacattgaaaaaaatatgaatgatgtATTTTTggggctttgttttttttttcatctatcATTGTTGCATAGTTCTTTAAGTTATTAATCtataataatgcatatttattagTCCTGTTTTTCATATCTCATTGTGAATAAGCCATCTGtctcatgaaataatatttcagaaTTCTTAATTGTGACATGCTGACACTGcggtcatttttgttttgttttttgcaggCCTCTATTTGCAGAGATTGGCACACTCATGAATAAGAACAAGTCGACTGCATCTACAGTGAAATAATACCTTGATTAAAGGTTGGCATAGAAGTAAAAAATATACCAGATGTGGATATAACTGTCTACATTTCCCCTTCCATTTCCATGGAAACCGATTTCTTCCAAacaagtttgtaaaaaaaagtgattaaaacACAGGAATAAATCACTCATCACCCCTGAGTGTTCGGGGTCTCAGATGTAAGGACTCACATCCATGATTGCCCAGGAACTCTGCTTCATTTACACTGATATTTTAAATCAGTTCCTACATTTCATATAATCCTGTCAGCTGTAACATCGCCCACCGTGGTCTCCATTACTTTTCTAAAATGACTCCAAAGGAACCCCTTGTTTAACCTTGAGAAGACCAGTtgacaataaaaagaaatgtacagaaatCTACAGTAATATAAAACAGAGTACATTTCtaaaatgaatgtgaatacTACCGCCTACCTGACGCTAATATTCCAGCTGCGATTGTAATCAGTATAAAaacttaaatttaaaaaaattttaagtgCTACATTGATTTTCATAGAAACCCCACCCAGCATAACATATTCAGTTCATCTTATTGTGAACTGTTCATAATTTATAAAGGCCACGTGCACCTTTAATATGCATGACATGCATGCATTAGATTTAGACTGTGAAGGGCTCAAGTTTGACCAAATGTTGTCTTCTCTGGTACCAGCGTgcatattaaaatgaaacaaattatcAATTTATTGgttctgaatatatatatattgcttgAGCACCCACCCCCCTATTTTTCCAGCATCTGCAGTGCTGGAAATATATTAAACTTTTTCCCCTTAATTTCCTttggaatttttctttttcctgaaaacaacatttttaatttcctttggaatttttctttttcctgaaaacaacatttttaatttcctttggaatttttctttttcctgaaaacaacatttttaatttcctttttttgcatttcaggtACAGCAGTTGattctgtttttaatataaatacaattattgttattagttTTTCGCTCTCACTTTATCACTAGCCAtcattattagtagtattagtaATAGTGGTAGTAAACTGTTAGTAACGCTGACTAGTCTCCCGGACGGTTCCTGTTGTTTGGTATGGGCCGAGTCAGACCTTCTGTGGCGATGCCTTCTTGGTAGGAGAGGCGTGCGAAGGGCCGATCTTGACGTGGATAAAGAGCGAAGCGGGGGAGAGGCTGCCGCCGTCGGCGTTCAGCAGCTTCACGTGTCTGTAACCTGCGTGCAGTAATCAGCTTTGTGTCAGACGAGATGCAGAGAACCGCTCGAGTCGGGGCGGCTACGGATCCGGCGGTGTGAGGTGTGCATACCAGGGCGCAGGCTGGTGAGGGGCAACGTGAACTGGCCCAGGAAGTCGTTTGAGGAGGTGTAGTCGTGGTCCTCCACCAGGAAGCGCACCATCACCAGCTCCGGCACATGCAGCTGGAACTTGAAGGTGCAGTCCCACCTGGGGTTAAACCCTGCGGGATGGGAAGCGCGAAGATGCTGACACACTCTCTACCATATGAGGGTTTGAAGGGGTTTAAGGGGGGCGTTGCTGTTACCGTTGTTGTCGATGCGGTGCGTCTTCTTTCTGTTATTGTCGATGGGGGCGCCATAGGTCTCCACCCACACCATAGGATCCACGATGGAACTGGGTTTATCTTCAGGTGGTTTGGGGAGCTGCTGGCCTGAAATCACCTAAAAGCCATAGGAAATGAGTCTGTTATTatgggtgatagtagcctagtgggtaacacactcgcctatgaaccaggttcaaatcccacttactaccatcgtgtccctgagcaagacacttaaccctaaattgctccagggggggactgtccctgtaactactgattgtacgtcgctctggataagggcgtcgggtaaatgctgtatatgttaTTATCCATTTATACTACCCTTTATACTAccaggcaaaagtttggacaccttgcattttttacaaaacTTAAAAAACTTGaagtctctccaaatcagggatcttttgctgtgatggcagcatttcacactcctgtcttctctccaccaccttaagttggacaacgagGACGGTCTCCAACATTCCTGAAGGCttattatgctgaacactttcttatgatttactcatgttaatgagcatcttttGATGATGACGATAGAGAACAaaacagccatgaaggtaaaaacagattcatcaaacatacttcactttctcgtgacacaacaaatactaaatatgtttcttgcgtTGGATTCAAttaaatggctccatcttagtctccataaccgccacagagtagagGAGTGTTGAAAAATCACTAAAGAATGAACATGAATTCCATATATCTATCTGCAAGATCTGCATAAGAGGTATTTTTGTGTTAGGTAAAAGATTGCCAGATGGAGCGTTTTGGTTAACAGATTTAGCCAACATCAAGATGTCCAGGCTCTTGGAAATAGCTAAGGCTTCCACATTTAATGAATCAACCTACACAGCGTAGAGTAAGTAAACTGTCATCATAAACTCACCTTAATAGTCAGCAGGGTGGGGCAGTGCCCCGGCCCACCGCCGGTGTTCTCTGGGTTGAACTCGGCATCGGGCTGGCATAGGAACCTGGGCTTCAGCACGTAGCCGCAGCGGCCGTTGGGCAGGAAGCGCCCGCGGTTCAGGTCCATCTGCTCACCGGGGGTCTGGAAGTTCAGCGCAACTGTGGAACATACGGTTAATGAGTgggggggttaaaggtcaacaGTCAGATTGTCTGACAGTACAGGACCTTACCACtggatgaaaataaataaaagtaatagtTGTATttctggagggggggggggcactaaATCAGGATTAAAATGTCAtgcaggagcagtggtggcctagcggttaaggaagcggccccgtaatcagaaggttgtaggttcgaatcccgagccgccaaggtgccactgagcaaagcaccgtccccacacactgctccccgggcgcctgtcatggctgcccactgctcaccaagggtggtggttaaatacagaggacacatttcgttgtgtaatCTGTGTGGTTTTGCCACAATCAACATTATTATCAGGTTAGTGCCGGAGAGATTGGAAGGAATCTATGTACCGATCTGGCAGCCGGCGTTCCACATGTCCTGGGGGTTGTAGTTCGACGACTGAAGGCGCTGACCTGAGGGGTAGATCCTGCTCAGCTGCCGGCTGTTGTGGCGAACAAAATACTTCcctataaagaaaaaagaacacacacagcatttcagaaaatcTATTTGAATATATTAACTTCCGCGGAGTGGTATAAGCACATGATGATTCATGTGGCAAAGGAGGTCAGAGCTTTTAGCAGAATGCGAACAGGGAAAAACAGCTCATGCACATTATTTAGGAAGAGCTGTTTTTCCTTGATCCTTGTCTGAACAGCAATATCTGTTTGTTTCgtaaggggactgtccctgtaaggactgattgtaagggcttctgatacatgctgtacaatgtaaatgtgaccactttatttattttagcggaagtggtggcttagcagttaaggaagcgcccctgtaatcagaaggttgccggttcgaatcccaggtgccactgagcaacaacacactgctccccgggcgcctgtccggGTTTATGTGTGATGGTTCGAAGCAGAGGTCACATgtcccgtgtgctgtgctgcagtgtttcacaatgacaatcacttcactttcacatacaagacactggccactttattagaaacacctgACCCCAGTGcatgttgtgtgcgtgtgtatagcATGTTTAGTTCCTGACTACAGTACAGACATTCATTGCTCACACGCACTAtattagcctagtggttaacgcacccgccgatgaaccagaagaccataaatcaggtttaaaccccactgtCGCGGCTATGACTTTCAGTCTGGGGTTTTGTGGTGTTGACGTTGTCTGCCTAATCCCATATTGTGTTCACCGGTTGTTGCCTGTATATAAGTAGTCTTTAAGTAGTCTTAATtgtatgtctctgtgtgtttgccaGCCCGCGGTGTTGTCCTGTATTAGTAATAGTCCCCCCGTCTCTGTGAAGCCATGTGTAATCGTCCTGTGTTTCCTGTCTgcccactttctaccatcgtgtccctgagcaagacacttaactcttgagtgtctccagggggactactgattgtaagacgctctggataaatgctgcaaatgtagaCACATTATCATGCTAATATGAGTGCAGGCGTACCTGAGTCTTTAATCAGCCTGAGGGCTTCGCTCTCGGAGAAGGATGTCATCTCGTTGGGGGGTTTGTTGGGTTCCGGCTCGAACCCCTTGAAGGGCACGCTGCGGGTGTAGACCACCAGGTCTGAGAGCTCCGGACTCACCTTAGGTTGAggacatgcgcacacacactgcatgacGCAACGCACGCACGGCCGAAGACGAAGACTTGTAAAAACATACAGACCGAAGACACACAACAGACAAAAGACGCAGACAAAAGACACAGGTATGCAAAACAACACCCAGCTGGACTCACCTTCCTGTCGCCTGTCCTGGGCTTGGCGTCTGGTTTTGACTCGTCCTCGGAAGAGGAGCCGTCAGAGCTGGAGGAGCTCTCCTCCTCTCCGGCCAGCTTCTTTCCCTTGATCATGATCTTCCCTCTCAGCTCCTGAGATTGGACACAAACACCTACAAATTTCTGCTTGGCTTGGAGACGACTGGATCAGACATGGGATAGGGATAAAGTGAGACCTCTGGAGATGGCAAGCTGTTGGACAGTTTGCTGCTGACGGGCTTCGTGAGGAGTTTGTCCCCAAGGACGGAGCGCAGGATCTGGGCCATGACTGTTTGTTGGGCCGGCGAGCAGTGGTTCTCCAACGACAGGATGACCGGGAACGGGGAGGCCTGCAGACGTCAAGGACGTTGTAAAAAGTGACCCCAGCACATACATTGCCATGTAGCTTCCAAAAATTGCAAAGTGATCCTAATAGGCGGGCATCTAATAAATACGAGAAAGAATCTTCGGTGCCAGCTAATTTGTCTAATCATCTGAGTGAAATCTGGATACAGAGTGGATATGGAAAGTAcccaaaggtttaccttccaacaagacaatgaccctaagcacacagctaaaataatggagGAGTGGATTCACAACAActcagagccctgacttaaacccaaatgagcatctctggagagacctccaccaacgtttaccatcaaacctgccagaactggagaggatctgcagaCCAAGTGCTGGTGTGagaaacttgttgcatcttcccaaaaagactcatgggcTGTATTAGATTAAAATTAGATTTAGCTTCTGCTAAATActgagtttttctttgttaataagtcagccaaaatgtcaacaattgttgtgtttttctgtcaatatgtggtgctgtgtgtacatcaATGAGaatgatttaatgatttaactttaatgattttagcaaatggctgcaaacactttccgtacccactgtataacTGCACCCAGTCTGAGTCTTACAGCAAGCTGTTGATTACAAGGTAGCTATTTCTGTAAAAAAgcattaattatattaatttaattccAGGAATTAGCGTAACGAGCGTCCTAGAAACATTTGTCACTATTTAAAGTCATTGCAGTTTTATGACATGTTATAAACACAtttgaggttttttttccagacctGGTGAACCAAGTGAACTCGTAATCTGTGAAATGATCGTAATCTAACGTTTGGAAGCCCACCTTGAAGGCGTACTCAGCAATGGTCTCCACAACGTCCCTGAAAGGCACTTTGGAGGTTAAGGTGTGGCCGTGGAAAATGATCGGCTCTCCCTGGTCTCCATCCCAACAGTCCAGCTCTACACACCGACAGCCGCTGCTCAGGGCTCTGCAGGGCGGGAAATGCCGGGCATTCATATTCAAATTTCAGTCAATTCAAGATGGAGTGATTTATAAAGTAGAATCATAACTAAAGGGGTGCGTTACGACCCAGTAATTCTTCCCTGTAATGAATAATAATCTGAATACCGAATATAAGGCTCGGTGCTGCTCTCGCTCAGCAGCTGGTCCTTGGTGAGGTAGGTGTTGTGGGAGGAGGAGATGAAGTAGTGGGCGAGTGGCTGGTTCATGTCCTGGTTGACGCGGCCCTGCTCCGGGTCCAGCACGTCGTTCTCTTTCGACAGCATGTACATTGTGAAGCCATTCGCCGTCATGTACTGGTTCCTCCTGGCTGTACTGGGCAGAAACCAGACATTCGTTTGGTACCACTTACTCAGTGGAAACACACTTTATCAATACAGGAACTGGTCCTAATGGGTCCTAATTAATGATCAATAGGGGGGGGGTCAAAATCAAATAATCAGCCATAACCACCAATGAATATAGCATTTATGGCGGCTGTtcttatttgaattaaatgaacTTTTGCACTAGTATGAGTTTGGTGAAACCCCGTCTAAGGAGCTAACAGgcgtgtgggtggtagtagcctagtgggtagcgcactcgcctatgaaccagaagacccgggttcaaatcccacttactaccattgtgtccccgagcaagacacttaaccataaattgctccaggggggggactgtccctgtaactactgattgtaagttgctctggataagggcgtctgataaataatgtaaatgtgtgaccTACAAAGTGTTGTTTTGGAAAATTTGGaagaaatatctttgtcaacgAACCTTTATGATGTGATGGAAACAAGAGGAGAAACATAAATGATGATAACTATAACGAAATACATCATGTCATATTTTTGGCAAATCTTTCGAGACATTATTTCCACTTGTTTAATCACATTTATTACGCAGTATTTCGGTTTCCTGTGTGTCCCACCCGTTACTTCTTCAATTCCTGATCGTGCATTATTTATAATTCAGAATACTTGTGGTGGGTAATAGATATGTGGTGGTGGGTTAGCTGATGGCGGGGAGAAAACCTTTGGACAAAACTTCTTTATGATGAAGTGCGGACattggaatggatgtag
Coding sequences within it:
- the nmt1b gene encoding glycylpeptide N-tetradecanoyltransferase 1b translates to MPENAHMASARPSEKKPGEDDQGKKKRKNKEKSWASGPRDPFEMLDALPEEKQQEIQKALHLFSLGQGPPRSLAEARRHTYHFWDTQPVLKIDEEVTSPGPVATECGPAREDPFSLPQGFVWDTLDLQNPTELGELCAFLNENYTEEDDNTLRLSYSPEFLQWALCPPGWQQQWHCGMRVNTNQKLVGFISAVPATIHVCDTAKQMVEVNFLCVHKRLRSKRVAPVLIREITRRVNRHGIFQAVYSASAVLPTPITTCRYWHRSLNLRKLVDVNFSSLGRNMTLQRANKLNRLPQMPKTSGLRPMSESDVSAVQDLLKSFLRGFELSTVLNREEVQHWLLPRDGVVHTYVVQSPEGVVTDLLSFYTLPYTILNHQVHKILKAAYGFYYASTTTQMLELMEDALIIAKEKGFDVFTMLDLMANRSVLEQLKFTTEDKSLHYYLYNWKCPSLTTDKVGLVLKR
- the plcd3b gene encoding 1-phosphatidylinositol 4,5-bisphosphate phosphodiesterase delta-3-A; the protein is MLYFLKLTTLLFVCVVICPIRKSNYYYYWCCYLERSLRRNPRRVTSLAERVTAPQQQRRQRRRRRPYKSRPGVSRRRAAGRVRSRGGMLGKGSRAGSPGKNGAGTSEPKSSDPLQNLVGQDHEDVRVMMEGTAMMKVRSPRWQRRRMMKLLDDGLTVWCESNKTSSRAKSKQSFLVTEVECVREGCQSEMLRRLGKSLKEDECLTIVFKGPRKGLDLHCPSPEAAQHWSRGIRTLQERVENMSQPEKLNHWIRGYLKQADENKDGKMSYEEVQGLLQMINIDLDEQYARSLFTNCDRSKDGRLEHGEIEEFCRELLRRPELDAVFQRFSANGTVLSTVDLREFLRDQGEDDTLIHAQSLISTYEHNEWARRNQYMTANGFTMYMLSKENDVLDPEQGRVNQDMNQPLAHYFISSSHNTYLTKDQLLSESSTEPYIRALSSGCRCVELDCWDGDQGEPIIFHGHTLTSKVPFRDVVETIAEYAFKASPFPVILSLENHCSPAQQTVMAQILRSVLGDKLLTKPVSSKLSNSLPSPEELRGKIMIKGKKLAGEEESSSSSDGSSSEDESKPDAKPRTGDRKVSPELSDLVVYTRSVPFKGFEPEPNKPPNEMTSFSESEALRLIKDSGKYFVRHNSRQLSRIYPSGQRLQSSNYNPQDMWNAGCQIVALNFQTPGEQMDLNRGRFLPNGRCGYVLKPRFLCQPDAEFNPENTGGGPGHCPTLLTIKVISGQQLPKPPEDKPSSIVDPMVWVETYGAPIDNNRKKTHRIDNNGFNPRWDCTFKFQLHVPELVMVRFLVEDHDYTSSNDFLGQFTLPLTSLRPGYRHVKLLNADGGSLSPASLFIHVKIGPSHASPTKKASPQKV